A portion of the Lolium rigidum isolate FL_2022 chromosome 1, APGP_CSIRO_Lrig_0.1, whole genome shotgun sequence genome contains these proteins:
- the LOC124671351 gene encoding protein FAR1-RELATED SEQUENCE 5-like, producing MKENILPRVKMFTPMLVEASKVYTSIIFEAFQGEYERSTAACCRVLDGNNRFAVAIASLHGDLEFEEERIVIGDPLAKTVSCSCGMFNRTGILCGHGLKVLDLMNIKTLPTHYVLKRWTREARNGSIQDKEGRKVVENPKLESQLRYRDLSHQFHNVAHRAAISPQCCLLLANALASVAASIQEILNTTSAMDEPYKDKENVDPNVQQIDELLRAAQLKKKEVPATKLRRKKTWIDKLLKGKRIPLKATAPTKTGENLKKKKDGVQKKKKDGVQKKKKDGVQQKKKDDVQPQVLMEKCDNTKGVNMEPQECNAIMSFTQLLTAPPCGEDDLF from the exons ATGAAAGAAAATATATTACCAAGAGTTAAGATGTTCACTCCTATGTTGGTGGAAGCAAGCAAAGTGTACACTTCAATTATATTTGAAGCTTTCCAAGGTGAGTATGAAAGATCAACGGCTGCATGTTGTAGAGTATTGGATGGAAATAACAGATTTGCCGTTGCTATTGCGAGTTTGCATGGTGATTTAGAGTTTGAGGAGGAGCGCATTGTGATAGGTGATCCTTTGGCCAAAACGGTTTCATGTAGTTGTGGAATGTTCAATAGGACGGGGATATTGTGTGGACATGGTCTAAAAGTCCTTGATTTGATGAATATAAAGACATTGCCGACACATTATGTCTTGAAGAGATGGACTAGAGAAGCTCGCAATGGAAGTATACAAGATAAGGAAGGAAGGAAAGTGGTAGAAAATCCTAAACTTGAATCTCAACTTCGGTACAGGGATTTGTCTCATCAATTTCACAATGTGGCACATAGAGCAGCCATCTCCCCACAGTGTTGTTTGCTATTGGCCAATGCACTTGCCTCCGTTGCAGCTAGCATACAGGAAATACTCAATACCACTAGTGCTAtggatgaaccatataaagacaaAGAGAATGTTGACCCAAATGTGCAGCAAATAGATGAATTGCTTAGAGCTGCACAACTAAAGAAAAAAGAGGTTCCGGCAACAAAATTAAGGAGAAAGAAAACTTGGATTGATAAGTTACTCAAGGGGAAGCGTATACCATTGAAAGCTACCGCGCCGACCAAGACGGGAGAAAAT CTAAAAAAGAAGAAGGATGGTGTGcagaaaaagaagaaggatggtgtgcaaaaaaagaagaaggatggtgtgcaacaaaagaagaaggatgatgTGCAGCCTCAAGTACTAATGGAGAAGTGTGACAACACCAAAGGAGTAAATATGGAGCCCCAAGAATGCAATGCTATCATGAGTTTCACCCAGCTCTTGACGGCTCCGCCTTGTGGTGAGGATGATCTGTTCTAG